One Candidatus Aminicenantes bacterium DNA window includes the following coding sequences:
- a CDS encoding type II toxin-antitoxin system RelE/ParE family toxin — translation MATKRYDVLLIDEARDDFRRLDRGRQIQVAKLLKQLESNPYKGEHLGNKAGIDLTGYYKLYADKKKIRIVYTILESEIIVKVIAIGPRREMIVYYEAFRRLKKEK, via the coding sequence TTGGCTACGAAGCGCTATGACGTCCTGCTGATCGATGAGGCCCGGGACGATTTCCGCCGCCTGGACCGTGGCCGGCAGATCCAGGTCGCCAAGCTTCTTAAACAGCTGGAAAGCAATCCCTACAAGGGCGAGCATCTGGGCAACAAGGCCGGCATCGATTTGACCGGGTATTACAAGCTGTATGCCGATAAAAAAAAGATCCGCATCGTCTACACAATCCTGGAAAGCGAAATAATTGTCAAGGTGATCGCCATCGGCCCGCGCCGGGAGATGATCGTCTATTACGAGGCATTCCGGCGCTTAAAAAAAGAAAAATAG
- a CDS encoding LemA family protein codes for MQKKFIALGCLGVLVILVLFVVFGVIGSYNGLVALDQQALAQWGQVENVYQRRADLVPNLVETVKGAAAFEKDTFTAVTEARAKVGQVTLGGGANPAANPEAFAKFQQAQDGLSSALSRLMVVVEKYPDLKATQNFRDLQVQLEGTENRIAVERMRFNETAQAFNTKRMSFPTMIIANFFGDRFREKAYFKAQAGADTAPKVSFK; via the coding sequence ATGCAAAAAAAATTCATAGCGTTGGGTTGTTTGGGAGTCCTGGTCATATTGGTTTTGTTCGTGGTTTTCGGCGTCATCGGGTCGTACAACGGCCTGGTCGCCCTGGACCAGCAGGCCCTCGCCCAATGGGGCCAGGTGGAAAACGTCTATCAGCGGCGGGCCGACCTGGTCCCCAACCTGGTGGAAACGGTCAAGGGCGCGGCCGCCTTTGAAAAGGATACCTTCACCGCCGTGACCGAAGCCCGCGCCAAGGTTGGGCAGGTCACCCTGGGCGGCGGAGCGAATCCGGCCGCCAACCCCGAAGCCTTTGCCAAGTTCCAGCAGGCCCAGGACGGACTGTCCTCGGCGCTGTCGCGGTTGATGGTCGTGGTGGAAAAATACCCCGACCTCAAGGCCACGCAGAATTTCCGCGACTTGCAGGTCCAGCTGGAAGGGACCGAGAACCGCATCGCGGTCGAACGGATGCGCTTCAATGAAACCGCCCAGGCTTTTAACACCAAAAGAATGAGTTTCCCCACCATGATCATTGCCAATTTCTTCGGCGACCGCTTCCGGGAAAAAGCTTATTTCAAAGCCCAGGCCGGGGCTGATACCGCGCCCAAGGTCAGTTTCAAGTAA
- a CDS encoding TPM domain-containing protein, translated as MKLRKIFPAFLAGALLFLACGTGARGEVGTPIPPAPSRWLTDEANFLSPAAAAEFDSRLEDYERTSGHQLLVYIGKTTGGIPIEDWAVKAFEAWKVGRRGLDDGLVLFIMADDHRMRIEVGYGLEGQVPDALAGRVINDEMVSRLQQGDNDGAVRSSLDRLVAIIAGEGAAGQESQPQAPAKLTWMQKIIVGIIIIGFLILLVTNPSLALYLLFSILSGGRGGGGGRGGGWSGGGGRSGGGGASGSW; from the coding sequence GTGAAACTGCGGAAAATATTCCCCGCTTTCCTGGCCGGGGCGCTGCTGTTCCTGGCCTGCGGAACCGGCGCCAGGGGCGAAGTCGGCACGCCCATCCCGCCGGCCCCCAGCCGCTGGCTGACCGACGAAGCCAATTTTCTTTCGCCGGCCGCCGCCGCTGAATTCGACTCCCGGTTGGAGGACTACGAAAGGACGAGCGGCCACCAGTTGCTCGTCTATATCGGCAAAACCACCGGCGGCATCCCCATCGAGGACTGGGCGGTCAAGGCTTTCGAGGCCTGGAAGGTCGGCCGCCGTGGGCTTGACGACGGCCTGGTGCTGTTCATCATGGCCGACGATCATCGCATGCGCATCGAGGTGGGCTACGGCCTGGAAGGTCAGGTCCCCGACGCTTTGGCCGGTCGCGTGATCAACGACGAGATGGTGTCGCGGCTGCAGCAGGGGGACAACGATGGCGCCGTGCGCTCAAGCCTGGACCGCCTGGTCGCGATCATTGCCGGCGAAGGCGCCGCTGGCCAGGAAAGCCAACCCCAGGCGCCGGCCAAGCTGACCTGGATGCAGAAGATCATCGTCGGCATCATCATCATCGGTTTTTTGATCCTGCTGGTCACCAATCCTTCCCTGGCCTTGTACCTTTTGTTTTCGATCCTGTCGGGCGGACGCGGCGGCGGTGGCGGACGCGGCGGCGGTTGGTCCGGCGGCGGCGGGCGCTCGGGCGGCGGCGGCGCCTCCGGATCGTGGTAG
- a CDS encoding TPM domain-containing protein: protein MKFLSQRKLLRIIDDDRIKAAIVAAEKQTSGEIRVSVSRYFWGDVQRTAAKAFTRLGMRATQDRNGILFFVVPSRRCFAVIGDDGIHQKAGQEFWHQLVDAMSEDFRAGKFNEGLEAGIAECGRLLAEHFPFQGEKDVNELPDDIDHGEK from the coding sequence ATGAAATTCTTGAGCCAGCGCAAGTTGCTCCGGATCATCGACGACGACCGCATCAAGGCGGCCATCGTCGCGGCAGAGAAGCAGACCTCCGGCGAGATCCGCGTTTCGGTCTCGCGTTATTTCTGGGGCGACGTCCAGCGCACGGCCGCGAAAGCCTTCACCCGGCTGGGCATGCGCGCCACCCAGGACCGCAACGGCATCCTGTTCTTCGTCGTTCCCTCGCGCCGTTGCTTCGCCGTGATCGGCGACGACGGCATCCACCAGAAGGCCGGCCAGGAGTTCTGGCACCAGCTGGTCGACGCCATGTCCGAAGACTTCCGGGCGGGGAAGTTCAACGAGGGGCTGGAGGCCGGCATCGCCGAGTGCGGCCGCTTGCTCGCCGAGCATTTCCCCTTTCAGGGCGAGAAGGACGTTAACGAGCTCCCCGACGACATCGACCACGGGGAAAAGTAA